One segment of Clavelina lepadiformis chromosome 2, kaClaLepa1.1, whole genome shotgun sequence DNA contains the following:
- the LOC143447112 gene encoding uncharacterized protein LOC143447112, which translates to MRVDKSIPTDKRTGVSVYYDDYKQRLPVDCSGLRPSSAFRRNNPHPSPKFLDPCKIPDESTRLENKVRHAVRKYLDDVYQTSRQINSDGSYQSPPVFQLTADTVRERILTRPKSTPSFKLSPDCTRDSFGPTNSIRINGQGIRRPGSAILLEKSPLAQLDGETKRERSVRIDETIKEDTRLRTPKPQREIWQKTQKSPIPPQNKPHWVTNSDKTSKKRISSAPPGSNGFTYYPQQVKRKMSMDKDDHMPLRLDQWAKNASNYEKNVVFSMLKKVTPDSEPFPTTPASGEVLRISGVPAADYHYPGVANGHAATDPNMRHVKESWNKRGRKVHSAPVKKMGGLVPASTQRPLNDKRVYRLKGQDSRLNPSPGEERELNQYMDKMELHTVTSSSADRRPVKVPMYTYLPRSKGHAQDYQCKVSFFQTVRSPFKKHFIIHPDFTSENVKKRKPVSHNITHFRY; encoded by the exons ATGAGAGTTGATAAATCCATCCCAACCGACAAGCGCACAGGTGTTTCGGTGTATTATGACGATTACAAGCAAAGGCTGCCTGTTGATTGTTCCGGACTTCGACCGTCTTCAGCCTTCCGAAGAAACAATCCCCATCCTTCACCG AAATTTCTGGACCCATGTAAGATTCCTGACGAAAGTACAAGACTTGAGAATAAAGTTAGGCACGCTGTCCGAAAATATCTCGATGATGTCTATCAAACTTCAAGACAGATAAATAGCGACGGTTCCTATCAGTCACCGCCTGTCTTCCAACTAACTGCTGATACCGTTCGTGAAAGGATATTGACACGTCCCAAAT CTACACCATCTTTCAAGCTGTCACCTGACTGCACAAGGGATAGCTTTGGACCGACAAATTCCATTCGTATAAACGGTCAAGGCATAAGACGACCAGGTAGcgcaattttacttgaaaagTCGCCACTGGCTCAACTAGACGGCGAAACCAAACGAGAAA GGTCTGTACGAATCGACGAAACTATAAAGGAAGATACCAGACTACGGACACCGAAGCCGCAGCGAGAAATTTGgcagaaaacacaaaaatcgCCGATTCCGCCCCAAAATAAGCCACATTGGGTGAC GAACTCGGATAAGACTTCTAAGAAGCGAATCTCGTCAGCACCGCCTGGTTCAAACGGGTTCACTTACTACCCACAGCAAGTGAAAAGAAAGATGTCGATGGACAAGGACGATCACATGCCGCTGCGTCTCGACCAGTGGGCAAAAAACGCCAGCAACTATG AAAAAAACGTCGTCTTCAGCATGCTGAAGAAGGTGACCCCCGACTCCGAACCTTTCCCAACCACCCCCGCTTCGGGGGAAGTCCTGAGAATATCGGGGGTTCCCGCTGCGGATTACCACTACCCAGGGGTCGCAAACGGGCACGCAGCAACTGACCCCAATATGAGACACGTGAAAGAAAGCTGGAACAAACGGGGTCGAAAAGTCCACTCAGCCCCAGTGAAGAAAATGGGAG GTCTGGTACCGGCGTCAACTCAACGACCATTAAACGATAAAAGAGTGTACCGCCTAAAGGGGCAGGACAGCAGGCTAAACCCCAGCCCCGGTGAAGAGAGGGAACTTAACCAGTACATGGACAAAATGGA GTTACACacagtgacgtcatcatcggCCGATAGAAGGCCCGTCAAAGTCCCCATGTACACCTACCTACCACGGTCGAAAGGTCACGCTCAAGATTATCAG
- the LOC143445469 gene encoding BOS complex subunit ncln-like, with protein sequence MLEEASQAIEAFRAGFPMAFLAVVPVIFMVMSPIAVVDAAHEFTVYRMQQYDLQGNSYGCRSSLVNAEARTIHSSSYARKCVLIRSSELTHTKYLEVVDGGPSAIVVLLCGNMSNGQIQNFIEMENELLSTDSSIPVYFANEDQELNNVYDRVTHSTKVESSSALQAMVDAATSVGYQLVTVGAASKSMPDHSIVNIEGFLPGLGIEDQLPTVAVVAHSDSFGVAPYLSYGANSDASGVVVLLELARVLGKLYRNSRTHPKHNVLFLLSGGGKFNYQGTRRWIEEALDNSASSSIDNPSSALLSSASLVLCLEGLALDGTNSLRMHVSKPPAKGTVADALYKNIEKFGGGDVDVSLVHKKIRLSSDSLAWEHERFSIRRLPAVTLSSFENHDHPIRRSIMDRKDKISMETLVKNTAIITESLVSYLYNTTDDNMLNFVSGDYGIQKERMQTWMDFLVTSPRPAQALHEDHPVVTALEAELNKHTKGVHKQAFKADKRDPDFMFYDGLVLQMSASIVRSAAFDLYMTGAVAAYLAVIYFLVLKFNGVLSIAKKFNSLPKVKVQ encoded by the exons ATGTTGGAAGAAGCGTCGCAGGCAATTGAAGCATTTCGTGCCGGATTTCCAATGGCATTCTTGGCTGTGGTTCCCGTTATCTTTATGGTCATGTCACCCATTGCAGTTGTAGATGCCGCTCATGAATTTACTGTGTACAGAATGCAGCAATACGACTTACAAGGAAACTCTTATG gttgtcGTAGTTCGTTGGTTAATGCCGAAGCACGCACGATCCACTCTTCATCGTACGCACGGAAATGTGTCTTGATTCGATCCAGCGAACTCACTCACACTAAATACCTAGAAGTGGTCGACGGCGGCCCGAGTGCAATCGTCGTCTTACTTTGTGGAAATATGTCCAATGGGCAGATACAG AATTTCATTGAGATGGAGAATGAATTACTGAGCACTGATTCCAGCATTCCtgtgtattttgcaaatgagGATCAAGAACTGAACAATGTTTACGATAGG GTTACCCATTCCACCAAAGTTGAATCGAGTTCAGCGCTTCAAGCAATGGTGGATGCCGCTACCTCGGTGGGATATCAACTTGTCACGGTTGGTGCAGCCAGCAAGTCAATGCCTGATCATTCCATCGTCAATATTGAG GGATTCCTTCCAGGCCTGGGAATTGAGGATCAACTTCCAACAGTCGCGGTTGTTGCTCATTCAGACTCCTTTGGCGTCGCTCCT TATCTGTCATACGGGGCAAACTCTGATGCAAGTGGGGTTGTTGTTCTGCTGGAATTGGCACGAGTTCTTGGCAAACTTTACAGAAACTCAAGAACTCACCCAAA ACACAATGTCCTCTTTCTGCTCTCCGGAGGCGGGAAGTTCAATTATCAAGGAACAAGGCGTTGGATCGAGGAAGCGCTGGACAACTCTGCTTCTTCCTCCATTGACAATCCTTCCTCAGCACTTCTTTCAAGCGCATCACTCGTGTTGTGCCTTGAAGGGCTTGCACTGGATGGGACCAACTCGCTTAGAATGCACGTCTCAAAACCGCCAGCTAAAGGAACTGTTGCTGACGctctttataaaaatattgaaaag TTTGGAGGAGGTGACGTTGATGTGTCCCTCGTTCATAAGAAGATCCGTCTCTCGTCAGATTCGCTTGCGTGGGAACACGAGCGATTTTCAATCCGTCGTCTCCCAGCTGTCACTCTCTCTTCATTTGAGAACCATGAT CATCCCATCAGGCGTTCCATTATGGACAGGAAAGACAAAATATCAATGGAAACACTGGTGAAAAATACAGCGATTATCACAGAGTCGCTTGTCAGCTACCTATACAACACGACAGAT GACAACATGCTGAACTTTGTCAGTGGAGATTATGGCATTCAGAAGGAGAGGATGCAGACATGGATGGACTTTCTAGTCACCTCACCAAGGCCTGCCCAG GCACTGCACGAAGACCATCCTGTGGTCACTGCATTAGAAGCAGAGCTGAATAAACACACTAAAGGAGTCCACAAACAAGCTTTCAAGGCCGATAAGCG AGACCCAGACTTTATGTTTTATGATGGCCTCGTGCTGCAAATGAGTGCATCTATCGTGCGGTCTGCCGCCTTTGATCTTTATATGACTGGAGCAGTCGCCGCTTACCTTGCTGTCATCTATTTCCTTGTGTTG AAATTCAACGGAGTTCTCTCAATTGCCAAAAAGTTCAATTCTCTGCCAAAGGTCAAGGTCCAGTAA
- the LOC143445470 gene encoding protein NipSnap homolog 2-like, translating to MMFKSKHLSVVFSACYKKSVFRITTNRCVSSSDFKNFFMPKVAPRTDSQSSLLTKKDVNHLYKLQFHHVKPEATMAYKKLCAEFLPLVSENSDLPIELVGSWSCWYGDQDQIVHLWRYTDGFPAIRKTNLMLGEEAWYQNMRVERSKMLHSRSNQLLYEFSFWNEVLPREGPNIYELRSYHLKPGTMIEWANNWARGIRARQESSEAVGGFFSEIGDLNVVHHLWAYEDLDHRKTTRQSAWSKSGWDNTVYYTVPLIRHMSSMILIPLSYSPLK from the exons ATGATGTTTAAGTCAAAGCATTTATCTGTAGTTTTCAGTGCCTGTTACAAGAAGAGTGTATTTCGGATCACGACAAACAG ATGCGTCAGTTCGTCAGATTTTAAGAACTTTTTCATGCCCAAAGTTGCACCAAGGACAGATTCCCAGTCATCATTGCTTACGAAGAAAGATGTGAATCATTTGTATAAACTCCAGT TTCATCATGTGAAGCCTGAAGCTACCATGGCATATAAAAAGTTGTG CGCTGAGTTTCTTCCATTGGTCAGCGAAAATTCTGACTTGCCAATAGAACTGGTTGGAAGTTGGTCGTGCTGGTATGGAGACCAAGACCAGATTG TGCACCTCTGGAGGTACACGGATGGCTTTCCCGCGATCCGCAAAACGAACCTGATGTTGGGAGAGGAGGCGTGGTACCAGAACATGAGAGTCGAGAGAAGTAAGATGCTCCATTCGAGGAGCAACCAACTTCTTTATGAGTTCTCCTTTTGGAATGAGGTTTTGCCAAGGGAAGGACCCAACATTTATGAATTGAGATCTTACCATTTAAAG CCGGGAACAATGATAGAATGGGCAAATAACTG GGCTCGCGGTATCAGAGCGAGACAGGAAAGCAGCGAAGCGGTCGGTGGATTTTTCTCTGAAATTGGCGACCTCAATGTTGTCCATCATCTTTGGG CTTATGAGGATCTGGACCACAGAAAGACGACCAGACAATCAGCGTGGAGCAAATCAGGATGGGACAACACTGTGTATTATACGG TTCCATTAATTCGTCATATGAGTTCAATGATTCTAATTCCGCTTTCATATTCACCGCTCAAGTGA